The Caulifigura coniformis genome includes a region encoding these proteins:
- a CDS encoding outer membrane protein assembly factor BamE produces the protein MSILKRHIGKLIALVAISPLIALYYRESCRRVSSDAASLINDGMSQAEVIAVLGEPHWKDREGDWYYSRYEPLFFLRVGFGNDPLHVGFDNNGRVNWISLG, from the coding sequence ATGTCCATCCTGAAGCGACACATCGGGAAACTGATCGCTCTAGTCGCGATCAGCCCGCTGATTGCGTTGTACTACCGTGAAAGCTGCCGCCGCGTCTCATCGGATGCCGCGAGCCTCATCAACGATGGAATGAGCCAAGCAGAGGTGATCGCGGTTCTGGGGGAGCCTCATTGGAAGGATCGTGAGGGCGACTGGTACTACTCACGGTATGAGCCACTCTTCTTCCTTCGGGTCGGCTTTGGAAACGATCCGTTGCACGTCGGCTTCGACAACAATGGACGCGTGAACTGGATATCTCTCGGCTGA
- a CDS encoding HlyD family efflux transporter periplasmic adaptor subunit, translating to MGTLLMEILRSSGPRSGLALAALLGSFTAAASFGVDAGEKESPSPGSSTFFVPQARTTFVLRRNLSADRVGVLGMTPEEGEYVTANSIVAKLKDEVPQAAVAASAAKAESDAEITAADKLAESERLEATLMDEANRNAGVSRPPYPKSDVDRARLRAEAADLQTGVKRHEKRLAGFELAQAQAELKTFHIITPIDGIVTRVFKRAGEGVQQAESILEVVNTTIIRVEGRIPAAVASRVKVGSPVRVRFKLGPVPQSGPPGPAIELEAKLGFVDVSAEGVGEERYVRVWTELVNPRQMLRDGTPAEMTIVLDTAPGEVADASVEAVPEASSRAGSKPSN from the coding sequence ATGGGCACGTTACTGATGGAGATCCTGCGAAGTTCCGGCCCGCGGAGCGGGCTCGCTCTCGCTGCGCTATTGGGCTCGTTCACCGCCGCCGCTTCGTTCGGCGTCGATGCGGGGGAAAAGGAATCTCCCTCCCCGGGGAGCTCCACCTTCTTTGTTCCGCAGGCCAGAACGACTTTCGTTCTCCGGCGAAATCTCTCCGCCGATCGCGTCGGAGTACTCGGGATGACGCCCGAAGAAGGGGAGTACGTCACCGCCAACAGCATTGTCGCCAAGCTCAAGGATGAAGTCCCCCAGGCGGCCGTCGCCGCCTCGGCCGCCAAGGCCGAGAGCGATGCGGAAATCACCGCCGCCGACAAGCTGGCAGAATCGGAACGTCTCGAAGCCACGCTGATGGATGAAGCGAACCGCAACGCCGGCGTCTCCCGTCCCCCGTACCCGAAGTCCGATGTCGATCGTGCCCGCCTCCGCGCAGAAGCCGCTGACCTCCAGACAGGCGTCAAGCGCCATGAAAAGCGTCTCGCCGGCTTCGAACTGGCCCAGGCCCAGGCGGAACTGAAAACGTTTCACATCATCACGCCGATCGACGGCATCGTCACCCGCGTGTTCAAGCGGGCCGGTGAAGGCGTCCAGCAGGCGGAAAGCATTCTGGAAGTCGTCAACACCACCATCATCCGAGTGGAAGGCCGGATCCCGGCCGCCGTCGCGTCCCGCGTGAAGGTCGGCTCGCCAGTCCGAGTCCGGTTCAAACTCGGCCCCGTGCCCCAAAGCGGCCCGCCCGGGCCGGCCATCGAACTGGAAGCCAAGCTCGGATTTGTCGACGTCTCGGCCGAGGGGGTGGGCGAAGAACGCTACGTCCGCGTGTGGACCGAACTGGTGAACCCCCGCCAGATGCTCCGCGACGGCACACCCGCGGAGATGACCATTGTTCTCGACACGGCTCCGGGCGAGGTCGCCGACGCCAGTGTCGAGGCCGTTCCCGAAGCCTCCAGCCGCGCCGGTTCCAAGCCATCGAATTGA
- a CDS encoding NAD(P)H-hydrate epimerase: MKKSFLTRDEVRDVDRRAIEEYGLPGVVLMENAGRRCSELIDAGPVVICCGRGNNGGDGFVIARHLENRGFAVEIVAVASVEQLRGDARINADVASKAGIPITVASQPAEWAALAPRLDRARWIVDALLGTGFSGELREPYIAAIQTINNSSGAMTKVLAVDVPSGLDVETGTAAAHCIKADVTATFVAMKRGFFEGSAKPFLGRVEVVDIGVPRNLLTSLGLGKE; the protein is encoded by the coding sequence GTGAAGAAATCGTTTCTGACCCGTGACGAGGTGCGCGACGTCGATCGCCGGGCCATCGAGGAGTATGGCCTGCCGGGCGTCGTCCTCATGGAAAACGCCGGCCGGCGCTGCTCGGAACTGATCGACGCGGGCCCCGTCGTGATCTGCTGCGGACGGGGCAATAACGGCGGTGACGGCTTCGTTATCGCCCGGCACCTGGAGAACCGCGGATTCGCCGTCGAGATCGTGGCCGTTGCATCCGTCGAGCAACTTCGAGGCGATGCGCGGATCAATGCGGATGTCGCCTCGAAGGCCGGCATCCCCATCACCGTTGCCAGTCAACCGGCCGAGTGGGCCGCACTGGCGCCGCGCCTGGATCGCGCACGCTGGATCGTCGACGCGCTTCTCGGAACCGGATTCTCCGGCGAACTGCGCGAACCTTACATCGCAGCGATTCAGACGATTAATAATTCGTCAGGTGCGATGACGAAGGTGCTGGCTGTGGATGTTCCCTCCGGGCTCGATGTCGAGACAGGAACCGCGGCCGCCCACTGCATCAAAGCCGATGTCACAGCCACGTTTGTGGCGATGAAGCGGGGCTTCTTTGAGGGAAGCGCCAAGCCCTTTCTGGGCCGTGTGGAAGTGGTCGACATCGGTGTCCCGCGGAACCTCTTGACATCATTGGGGCTCGGCAAAGAATGA
- a CDS encoding response regulator — MSQAVKARPRVLILGAVEDSLEPVIEELQPHCELVVAEDVPDALRRLRDETFRGVCVLSRDMAPAGFLLEVGGVLAKLPDGVALLDVDGRIVWSNARLAELAGTNRSLAGVEFFEAFQNPEIIGPDFAPLHTALALGTPAVTTFKRGDKVFLELDASPIDQAEDGLPEYLLIVVRDRSKEVLQRHKLNAIYQAGLELGDLQPQEISDLSEEDRVELLKHKILQFTKDLLEFETVEIRLLNRDTGELKPLLSVGMQPEASHRVLFASSEKNGVTGFVAATGRSYLCEDTSRDSLFLPGAFDTKSSLTVPLILHDETLGTFNVESPRTGAFSQDDLQFLELFCREVAIALNTLDLLAAEKASTAAESAQQLAADTACPTDEVLNDAAWLLAQPSTSPEAAERLLRIVNQVRGVCRSIHGTGEQLVDGPKPADGDRAALIGKRVLIVDAEADNRKAGHQLLGPHGSIVETARSAEEALLMLKAFTYDVIIADIRLPDMSGSQMFAKIRDRGDLTPIILMAGFGYDASHSLVRGRQMGMKFAIFKPFRREQLVNAVEQSVNPKAEPAAATMPA, encoded by the coding sequence ATGTCTCAGGCGGTGAAGGCGCGACCGAGAGTGTTGATCCTCGGCGCTGTCGAAGATTCGCTCGAACCGGTCATTGAAGAGCTTCAGCCGCATTGCGAGCTTGTTGTCGCGGAAGATGTTCCAGACGCCCTCCGGCGCCTGCGCGATGAAACCTTCCGCGGCGTCTGCGTCCTCTCCCGCGATATGGCCCCCGCGGGGTTCCTCCTCGAAGTGGGTGGCGTCCTCGCCAAACTGCCCGACGGCGTCGCCCTCCTCGATGTCGACGGCCGCATCGTCTGGAGCAATGCCCGCCTGGCCGAACTGGCTGGCACGAACCGGTCCCTCGCCGGCGTCGAGTTCTTCGAGGCCTTCCAGAACCCCGAGATCATCGGGCCCGATTTCGCCCCGCTGCACACCGCACTCGCCCTCGGAACCCCGGCCGTCACCACGTTCAAACGGGGCGACAAGGTGTTCCTCGAACTGGATGCCAGCCCGATCGATCAAGCCGAGGATGGGCTGCCCGAGTACCTGCTGATCGTCGTCCGCGACCGCTCCAAGGAAGTGCTGCAGCGGCACAAGCTGAACGCCATCTATCAGGCCGGCCTCGAACTGGGCGACCTGCAGCCCCAGGAAATCAGCGACCTCTCCGAAGAAGACCGCGTCGAACTGCTGAAGCACAAGATCCTGCAGTTCACGAAAGACCTGCTCGAGTTCGAGACGGTCGAGATCCGGCTCCTGAACCGCGACACCGGGGAACTGAAGCCGCTCCTGTCGGTCGGCATGCAGCCCGAAGCGTCGCACCGGGTGCTGTTCGCCAGCTCGGAGAAGAACGGCGTCACCGGGTTCGTCGCCGCCACTGGTCGCAGCTATCTCTGCGAAGACACGTCGCGGGACTCCCTGTTTCTCCCCGGGGCCTTCGACACCAAGAGTTCGCTCACCGTTCCGCTGATCCTGCACGACGAAACGCTCGGAACGTTCAACGTCGAGAGCCCCCGCACCGGCGCGTTCTCGCAGGACGACCTGCAGTTCCTCGAACTCTTCTGCCGAGAAGTCGCGATCGCCCTCAATACGCTCGATCTGCTGGCGGCCGAGAAGGCCTCCACGGCCGCCGAGAGTGCCCAGCAGCTGGCAGCCGACACCGCCTGCCCGACCGACGAAGTGCTGAACGACGCCGCCTGGCTCCTCGCTCAACCCTCGACGAGTCCGGAAGCGGCTGAGCGTCTCCTCCGGATCGTGAACCAGGTCCGCGGCGTCTGCCGCTCGATTCATGGAACCGGCGAGCAGCTGGTCGATGGGCCGAAACCGGCCGACGGCGATCGGGCCGCCCTGATCGGAAAACGCGTCCTGATCGTCGACGCCGAAGCGGACAACCGGAAAGCAGGGCACCAGCTCCTTGGCCCGCACGGCTCGATCGTCGAGACCGCCCGTTCGGCCGAAGAAGCGCTGCTGATGCTGAAAGCCTTCACCTACGACGTCATCATCGCCGACATCCGCCTCCCCGACATGAGCGGCTCGCAGATGTTTGCGAAGATCCGCGACCGGGGCGACCTCACCCCGATCATCCTGATGGCAGGCTTCGGCTACGACGCCTCCCATTCGCTGGTCCGCGGCCGGCAGATGGGGATGAAGTTCGCCATCTTCAAACCGTTCCGGCGCGAGCAGCTCGTCAACGCCGTCGAGCAGTCGGTGAACCCCAAGGCCGAACCGGCCGCCGCCACCATGCCGGCCTGA
- a CDS encoding metallophosphoesterase family protein, with the protein MRILLLADIHSNWAALSAIREEFDACMVLGDIVDYGCNPVPCVDWTHAHATAAVRGNHDHAVAQRVTPRGGRGFRRLAAETRPLNWELIDSYRTKFLARLPLTLSLTLDDKRFFLVHGSPRDPLDEYLPVEAEAWRARLEGIEADFICVGHTHVPMDLEVDGKRVINPGSVGQPRDGDPRASYAIIDNGEVSFHRAEYDINAAVEQMRTVGLAEWAVELNEAVLRSGGRLTREDMDRVGIAWGETVGGLDEDYFD; encoded by the coding sequence ATGAGAATCCTGCTCCTCGCCGATATTCACTCCAACTGGGCCGCCCTTTCGGCGATTCGAGAAGAGTTCGACGCCTGCATGGTCCTGGGGGACATCGTCGACTACGGCTGCAATCCAGTCCCCTGTGTCGACTGGACCCACGCCCACGCGACCGCCGCGGTCCGCGGGAATCACGACCACGCCGTCGCCCAGCGCGTCACCCCCAGAGGAGGCCGCGGCTTCCGACGACTCGCCGCCGAGACCCGGCCACTGAACTGGGAACTGATCGACTCGTACCGGACCAAGTTCCTCGCCCGACTCCCCCTCACGCTTTCCCTCACGCTCGACGACAAGCGGTTTTTCCTCGTCCACGGCAGTCCTCGCGATCCGCTCGATGAGTATCTCCCCGTGGAAGCCGAGGCGTGGCGCGCCCGGCTCGAGGGAATCGAGGCCGACTTCATCTGCGTAGGACACACCCACGTCCCGATGGATCTCGAAGTCGACGGCAAACGCGTCATCAACCCCGGCAGCGTCGGCCAGCCGCGCGACGGCGACCCCCGGGCGTCGTACGCGATCATCGACAACGGCGAAGTCTCCTTTCACCGGGCCGAGTACGACATCAACGCGGCCGTCGAACAGATGCGAACGGTCGGCCTCGCCGAGTGGGCCGTCGAACTCAACGAAGCCGTGCTCAGAAGCGGCGGCCGACTCACGCGTGAAGACATGGACCGCGTCGGGATCGCCTGGGGCGAAACGGTCGGCGGACTCGACGAAGATTACTTCGACTGA
- a CDS encoding STAS domain-containing protein → MAAGEDFRIEWHGDAVVLLPAVDIEQINWDVIEQTTQMILKPLREMPVPLVVVDLTGIKYFGSVFLALLLRVHKQVKARGGEMVLCGAKNAARDMLRITALDTLWAIYDTQSEALEAILP, encoded by the coding sequence ATGGCGGCTGGCGAAGACTTCCGGATTGAATGGCACGGAGATGCTGTTGTTCTACTTCCGGCGGTAGACATCGAGCAGATCAACTGGGACGTGATCGAACAGACCACGCAGATGATCCTGAAGCCGCTTCGTGAAATGCCGGTGCCGCTGGTCGTCGTCGATCTCACGGGCATCAAGTACTTCGGGTCGGTGTTCCTGGCCCTGCTCCTCAGGGTTCACAAGCAGGTGAAAGCCCGCGGCGGCGAAATGGTTCTGTGCGGCGCGAAGAATGCCGCCCGCGACATGCTTCGCATCACGGCGCTCGACACCCTCTGGGCCATCTACGACACCCAGTCTGAAGCGCTCGAAGCCATTCTGCCTTAG
- a CDS encoding histone deacetylase family protein has product MSLTLFSDPLFLDHKTGRHPESPQRLEAIHTRLTDERMKQLGRRGAIRRATLEEVTRIHGRDYVGRLEKLAAAGGGRLDADTVMSPESYDVAMTAAGTSIAAVDTVLKGDSTRALCLARPPGHHALADEAMGFCLLNNVAIAAAHARTHHQLDRVLIVDWDIHHGNGTQDLFYSDGQVVFFSSQRFPFWPGTGAKDETGVGPGLGATFNLPVAYGTEPADFQKAFESRLNAAVRRAKPQLILLSAGFDAHRDDPIGDLGLGNEDFEILTRRLCEVADAECGGKLVSLLEGGYNVDRLAECVDLHAEGLSR; this is encoded by the coding sequence ATGAGCCTGACTCTCTTCTCCGATCCGCTCTTTCTCGACCACAAGACCGGGCGGCACCCCGAGTCGCCGCAGCGCCTCGAAGCGATCCACACCCGGCTCACCGACGAACGAATGAAGCAGCTCGGCCGGCGAGGCGCGATCCGCCGGGCGACCCTCGAAGAGGTCACCCGCATTCACGGCCGCGACTATGTCGGGCGACTCGAAAAGCTGGCCGCCGCCGGAGGGGGCCGACTTGATGCCGACACCGTGATGTCGCCGGAAAGCTACGATGTGGCCATGACGGCCGCCGGCACCTCGATTGCCGCCGTCGACACCGTTCTCAAAGGCGACTCCACCCGGGCGCTCTGCCTGGCCCGCCCCCCGGGACACCATGCCCTGGCCGATGAGGCGATGGGATTCTGCCTGCTCAACAACGTTGCCATCGCCGCGGCACACGCCCGAACACACCACCAGCTCGACCGGGTCCTGATCGTCGACTGGGACATTCACCACGGAAATGGAACGCAGGACCTCTTTTACAGCGATGGGCAGGTCGTCTTTTTCTCGTCGCAGCGGTTCCCGTTCTGGCCCGGCACCGGTGCGAAGGACGAAACGGGGGTCGGGCCGGGGCTCGGCGCCACGTTCAACCTGCCCGTCGCCTACGGAACCGAACCGGCCGATTTCCAGAAAGCATTTGAGTCCCGGCTGAACGCGGCGGTCCGCCGCGCGAAACCCCAGCTGATCCTGCTCAGCGCCGGCTTCGACGCCCACCGCGACGACCCGATCGGCGATCTCGGGCTCGGCAATGAGGATTTTGAGATCCTGACCCGGCGGCTGTGCGAGGTCGCCGACGCGGAATGCGGCGGAAAACTGGTGAGCCTCCTGGAAGGGGGCTACAACGTCGACCGCCTGGCTGAGTGCGTCGACCTCCACGCGGAAGGTCTTTCCCGATAG
- the infC gene encoding translation initiation factor IF-3, with product MKGSPPSDLHRVNEQIRISQVRVVDQNGQMLGVLATPDALKVAVDAGLDLVEVAPTERPPVCRILDYGKFKYEQKRKSAKSAKSHQVQLKEIRVRPKTGEHDIQFKMKQARGFLEEKDKVKISVVFRGRENAHHDRGREILNGIITSLEDIAKIEKAPQMEGGRSMMAILTPKA from the coding sequence ATGAAGGGAAGTCCACCCAGCGATTTGCATCGCGTCAACGAACAGATCCGTATTTCACAGGTGCGGGTCGTTGATCAGAACGGCCAAATGCTCGGGGTTCTCGCGACTCCCGACGCTCTCAAAGTTGCTGTCGACGCGGGGCTGGACCTGGTCGAAGTGGCGCCGACGGAACGTCCGCCGGTCTGCCGAATCCTTGACTATGGAAAGTTCAAGTACGAACAGAAGCGGAAGTCGGCCAAGAGCGCCAAGAGCCATCAGGTGCAGCTGAAGGAGATTCGTGTCCGCCCGAAGACCGGCGAGCACGACATTCAGTTCAAGATGAAGCAGGCACGCGGCTTCCTCGAAGAGAAGGACAAGGTGAAGATCAGCGTCGTGTTCCGTGGCCGCGAAAACGCGCACCACGACCGCGGCCGCGAGATCCTCAACGGCATTATCACGTCCCTCGAAGATATCGCGAAGATCGAGAAGGCGCCGCAGATGGAAGGCGGCCGCAGCATGATGGCGATCCTGACGCCCAAGGCGTAA
- the xylB gene encoding xylulokinase: MSVYLGIDIGTSGTKTLAVREDGTILASATSEYPLSTPQPGWSEQEPHHWWEATVATVREVLREGKVKPADVKGIGLSGQMHGSVFLDQDHQVIRPALLWNDQRTAAECAEIEERAGGRKKLIGMVANPALTGFTAPKILWLRNHEPKNYDRLAQVLLPKDFVRFRLTGEFATEVSDASGTLLLDVKRRAWSGALLDKLDISKSLLPKVYESEEVSGTLSPVAAEALGLPVGVPVVGGGGDQAAGAIGNGIVRKGVISATMGTSGVVFAHSDEVQIDPEGRVHTFCHAVRGKWHVMGVVLSAGGSLQWYRNQLGHAETAVARGMHVDPYELLSAEAATAPAGSEGLFFLPYLTGERTPHADPTARGAWIGMTLRHGRPHLIRSVIEGATFAMRDCLEIIQGMGVPVKEIRLSGGGAKGRFWRQVQADVYGQKVSTINAAEGPAYGVALLAAAGTGAYKNVVEACEATIKVVETTPTDAKARKVYDASHKVYQQLYRSLKADFKTIAGLVQ, translated from the coding sequence ATGAGCGTCTACCTCGGGATCGATATCGGGACCAGCGGCACGAAAACGCTGGCCGTTCGTGAAGATGGAACCATTCTCGCCAGCGCCACGAGCGAGTATCCCCTCTCGACCCCGCAGCCCGGATGGTCGGAACAGGAACCACACCACTGGTGGGAAGCGACCGTCGCCACCGTTCGCGAGGTGCTCCGGGAAGGGAAGGTCAAACCGGCCGACGTCAAAGGGATCGGCCTGTCGGGCCAGATGCACGGCAGCGTCTTCCTCGACCAGGACCACCAGGTCATTCGCCCGGCTCTCCTCTGGAACGATCAGCGCACCGCCGCCGAATGCGCCGAGATCGAAGAACGCGCCGGCGGACGCAAGAAGCTGATCGGCATGGTGGCCAATCCGGCGCTCACCGGATTCACCGCCCCCAAGATCCTCTGGCTGCGCAATCATGAGCCGAAGAACTACGACCGGCTCGCACAGGTGCTCCTTCCGAAGGACTTCGTCCGCTTCCGGCTGACCGGCGAGTTCGCCACGGAAGTCAGCGACGCCTCCGGAACGCTCCTGCTTGATGTGAAGCGCCGCGCCTGGAGCGGCGCGCTGCTCGACAAGCTCGACATCTCGAAGTCGCTCCTTCCGAAGGTGTACGAGTCCGAAGAAGTGTCCGGGACGCTGTCCCCCGTGGCCGCCGAGGCGCTCGGCCTGCCGGTCGGCGTTCCAGTCGTCGGCGGCGGCGGAGACCAGGCGGCCGGAGCGATCGGCAACGGCATCGTCCGCAAAGGAGTCATCTCGGCCACCATGGGAACCAGCGGCGTCGTCTTCGCCCACAGCGATGAGGTGCAGATCGATCCCGAGGGCCGTGTCCACACCTTCTGCCATGCCGTCCGCGGAAAATGGCACGTGATGGGAGTCGTCCTGTCCGCCGGCGGCAGCCTGCAGTGGTATCGTAATCAGCTCGGCCACGCGGAGACGGCCGTTGCGCGCGGCATGCACGTCGATCCCTACGAACTCCTCAGCGCCGAGGCCGCGACCGCTCCCGCGGGATCGGAAGGCCTGTTCTTCCTTCCCTATCTCACCGGGGAGCGCACGCCGCACGCCGATCCCACGGCCCGCGGCGCCTGGATCGGAATGACGCTCCGGCATGGTCGTCCGCACCTGATCCGCTCGGTGATCGAAGGGGCGACGTTCGCCATGCGCGATTGCCTCGAAATCATCCAGGGAATGGGCGTCCCCGTGAAGGAGATCCGCCTCTCGGGCGGAGGAGCGAAAGGCCGCTTCTGGCGCCAGGTCCAGGCCGATGTCTACGGCCAGAAAGTCTCGACGATCAACGCGGCCGAAGGGCCCGCCTATGGCGTCGCCCTGCTCGCAGCCGCCGGAACCGGGGCCTACAAGAACGTCGTCGAAGCCTGCGAAGCGACGATCAAGGTCGTCGAAACCACGCCGACGGATGCGAAGGCCCGCAAGGTGTACGACGCGTCCCACAAGGTCTACCAGCAGCTCTACCGCTCGCTGAAAGCCGACTTCAAAACCATCGCCGGGCTGGTGCAGTAA
- a CDS encoding Do family serine endopeptidase, protein MNSVRRGTTWILAMVASMSLGAGAMVWSQPKPTLKAPLKTPTDLSLSFREAAKHVLPSVVSIQAVTKGTTRTVRGNDEMLDDLNQEEILRRFLGEGLPRGFGRGGRGGYVPQQIGTGSGVIIDSSGVILTNSHVVAQADEVTVELQSGHRLKAKSWATDPRRDVAIVKVESSDLLPAAEIGDSDEMQIGDWVLALGNPFNVGTSVTQGIISATGRTTNINELESYIQTDAAVNPGNSGGPLINLNGQVIGINTAISSNSGGYDGVSFAIPINMVRGIADQLISTGTVKRSYLGIGLQPLDEKLQSYFNVESGVLVTLVNPDTPASKAGVEPRDIIVEIAGKKITNRSMLMNLVDGLPAGKAQSLVVLRDGKRVELSVTPEEMPEGYTSALKRTMKSAEPEKVDEKTEAKLGISVMSISPEVAQQLGLKDSVKGVVVRKVELGGAAQEAGIGGGDVIVSVNQQPVTTPEEFGEALKKGDAKKGHLLEVSRDGASLLVVVHPTE, encoded by the coding sequence ATGAACTCAGTAAGACGCGGAACGACGTGGATTCTTGCCATGGTCGCCAGCATGTCGCTCGGCGCCGGCGCGATGGTCTGGTCGCAACCGAAGCCGACTCTCAAGGCCCCGCTCAAGACGCCGACAGACCTCTCGCTGTCGTTCCGCGAAGCCGCCAAGCATGTCCTCCCCTCCGTCGTCTCGATTCAGGCCGTCACCAAAGGCACGACGCGGACGGTTCGCGGCAACGACGAAATGCTGGATGATCTGAACCAGGAAGAGATCCTCCGCCGGTTCCTCGGCGAAGGACTGCCGCGCGGATTCGGCCGCGGCGGTCGCGGCGGCTATGTGCCCCAGCAGATCGGCACCGGCTCGGGCGTCATCATCGACAGCTCGGGCGTGATCCTGACGAACTCGCACGTCGTCGCTCAGGCCGACGAAGTCACCGTCGAACTTCAATCGGGCCACCGCCTGAAGGCCAAGTCGTGGGCCACCGATCCGCGGCGTGACGTCGCGATCGTGAAGGTCGAGTCGAGCGATCTCCTGCCGGCCGCCGAAATCGGCGACAGCGATGAGATGCAGATCGGCGACTGGGTCCTCGCGCTCGGCAACCCGTTCAACGTCGGCACCTCCGTGACGCAGGGAATCATCTCCGCCACCGGACGGACCACGAACATCAACGAGCTGGAGAGTTACATCCAGACCGATGCGGCCGTGAACCCCGGCAACAGCGGCGGCCCGCTGATCAACCTCAACGGGCAGGTCATCGGCATCAACACGGCCATTTCCTCGAACAGCGGCGGGTATGACGGCGTGAGCTTCGCCATCCCGATCAACATGGTCCGCGGAATCGCCGACCAGCTGATCAGCACCGGCACCGTCAAGCGGTCATACCTCGGAATCGGCCTGCAGCCGCTCGATGAAAAACTGCAGAGCTACTTCAACGTCGAATCGGGCGTCCTGGTCACTCTCGTGAATCCGGACACTCCGGCCTCCAAGGCCGGTGTTGAGCCGCGCGACATCATCGTGGAAATCGCCGGCAAGAAGATCACCAACCGCTCGATGCTGATGAACCTGGTCGACGGCCTGCCCGCCGGCAAAGCCCAGTCGCTCGTCGTCCTGCGTGACGGCAAGCGCGTGGAACTCTCCGTGACGCCGGAGGAAATGCCCGAAGGCTACACCTCGGCCCTCAAGCGGACGATGAAGTCGGCCGAACCCGAAAAGGTCGATGAAAAGACGGAAGCCAAGCTCGGCATCAGCGTCATGAGCATCTCCCCGGAGGTGGCCCAGCAGCTCGGTCTCAAGGACAGCGTGAAAGGCGTCGTGGTCCGGAAGGTCGAACTGGGCGGAGCCGCCCAGGAAGCGGGAATTGGCGGCGGCGACGTCATCGTCAGCGTCAACCAGCAGCCGGTGACCACGCCCGAGGAGTTCGGCGAAGCCCTGAAGAAGGGTGACGCGAAGAAGGGACACCTGCTGGAAGTCAGCCGCGACGGCGCCAGCCTGCTCGTGGTGGTCCACCCGACCGAGTAA